Sequence from the Synergistota bacterium genome:
TAGGAAGAGAGATCCTGGAAAAGTATGAGCTTGATAACTTGCTTATAACGCGCTCTGAGAGAGGAATGACGCTACTTCAAGGGAGCGAGGTTTACAATATACCCACCAAAGCGAAAGAGGTATACGATGTCTCAGGTGCGGGGGATACGGTGGTAGCAACTATTTCTGCATGTTTAGCAAGTGGAATGAGTTTGCTTGAATCGGCCAAGATTTCTAACGTAGCGGCTGGCGTGGTTGTGGGAAAAGTTGGGACTGCTCCCATAACATTATCTGAGCTTGAGGAGGCCCTTATGGAAAGCGAAGGGGCTTTAAGAATAGAGGCCAAAATTAAAAGCTTTGATGAGGCGGTTGATCTTTCAAGAAGGTGGAAGCGTGATGGTTTGAAGATCGTTTTCACCAACGGTTGCTTTGATCTCTTGCACGTTGGGCATATCTATTCTCTTGAGGAAGCTAAGAAAAAGGGAGATAAGCTGATCGTGGGGTTGAACTCGGACTCATCGGTCAAGAGACTTAAAGGGGAAGGGCGTCCAATTGTTCCTGAAAGAGATAGGGCGAGGATGCTTGCTGCTTTGGAGTTTGTCGACTGTGTGGTTATCTTCAATGAGGATACTCCGGAAAGATTGATAAGTCTTATAAGGCCACATGTTCTTGTTAAGGGGGGAGACTACTCTCCTGAGGAAGTTATAGGAAGAGAGTATGCGGATGAAGTTCATATAGTTCCTCTGTTTAAGGGGTATTCAACCACCTCTCTTATAAGAAAGATATTGGGGGGGAAATAGATTGATAGTAATCACTGGAGGAGCGGGTTTTATTGGAAGCAACATAGTAAGAGCTTTAAATAAGAGGGGAATAAGCGAGATATTAATCGTTGATTCGATGTCAAAGCCTGAAAAATGGAGGAATTTAGTTTCGCTCGATTTCATTGAATATATGGAGAAGGAGGAATTCTTAATGAGGCTTGAACGGGGGGACTTTAGGGGTAAAATAGATGTCTTCTTTCATCAGGGAGCT
This genomic interval carries:
- the hldE gene encoding bifunctional D-glycero-beta-D-manno-heptose-7-phosphate kinase/D-glycero-beta-D-manno-heptose 1-phosphate adenylyltransferase HldE: MDSLRISSVKVIVLGDVMLDRYYYGDVERISPEAPVPVVRVKGERVGAGGAGNVAVNLVNLGCKVSLYGSIGRDEAGKILKETLFRKGIDISGLFERSIPTITKVRVLGEKQQMVRIDFEEVVSLSRSEEEKVLEAFWNEINDAKCVIISDYGKGFCTGSLCRFIIEESKRKKVPVVVDPKGINWGKYKGAYLVTPNLKELGEVYGKRLGNENEEVARVGREILEKYELDNLLITRSERGMTLLQGSEVYNIPTKAKEVYDVSGAGDTVVATISACLASGMSLLESAKISNVAAGVVVGKVGTAPITLSELEEALMESEGALRIEAKIKSFDEAVDLSRRWKRDGLKIVFTNGCFDLLHVGHIYSLEEAKKKGDKLIVGLNSDSSVKRLKGEGRPIVPERDRARMLAALEFVDCVVIFNEDTPERLISLIRPHVLVKGGDYSPEEVIGREYADEVHIVPLFKGYSTTSLIRKILGGK